In Panicum virgatum strain AP13 chromosome 4N, P.virgatum_v5, whole genome shotgun sequence, a single window of DNA contains:
- the LOC120668893 gene encoding cyclin-B2-2-like isoform X2: MLSSSPAMENLRSENYHQGAAMEGVKFGPEMANTNRRALSDINNIIGGPHQHLAVSKRGLSEKPIAAVNAKDQAGFVGHRPVTRQKRNTDAAFHTCADMESTKMADDDIPQPMLSEMNEAMSCKLKEIEMEDIEEAAPDIDSCDVGNSLAVVEYVDEIYRFYRRTEGSSCTPTNYMSSQTDINENMRRILIDWLIEVHYKLELLEETLFLNVNIIDRFLALENVVRKKLQLVGVTAMLLACKYEECKKKNREMTLTCLQERRIVNTLKFNMSVPTPYCFMRRFLKAAQAEKKLELLSFFMIELSLVEYEMLKFCPSMLAASAIYTAQCTINGFKSWNKCCELHTKYSEEQLMDCSRMMVELHQRAAHGKLTAVHRKYSTFRYGCAAKSEPATFLLDARA; the protein is encoded by the exons ATGCTAAG TAGTTCCCCAGCGATGGAGAATCTGAGATCTGAAAACTACCACCAAGGTGCTGCCATGGAGGGCGTCAAGTTTGGGCCAGAGATGGCCAACACCAACCGGAGGGCCCTGAGCGACATCAATAACATCATTGGAGGCCCTCACCAGCACTTGGCTGTTAGCAAGAGGGGTCTCTCAGA GAAACCAATTGCTGCTGTAAATGCCAAGGATCAAGCTGGTTTTGTCGGACATCGTCCAGTCACGAGGCAGAAACGCAACACAGATGCAGCATTTCACACATGTGCAGATATGGAAAGCACCAAGATGGCTGATGATGACATCCCCCAGCCTATGCTGTCTGAGATGAATGAGGCG ATGAGCTGCAAACTGAAAGAGATAGAGATGGAAGATATTGAGGAGGCAGCACCTGATATTGACAGTTGCGATGTAGGAAATTCCCTGGCTGTGGTTGAATatgttgatgaaatttacaGATTTTACAGAAGAACCGAG GGTTCAAGCTGTACCCCTACAAATTACATGTCAAGCCAAACTGATATAAATGAGAATATGCGTCGCATACTAATTGACTGGCTGATAGAG GTACACTACAAATTGGAGCTGTTAGAAGAGACCCTTTTCCTCAATGTGAACATCATAGATAGATTTTTGGCACTTGAAAATGTGGTGCGGAAGAAGCTTCAGCTAGTTGGTGTAACTGCTATGTTGCTTGCGTGCAAGTATGAAGAG tgcaaaaaaaaaaacagagaaatgACATTGACATGTCTGCAGGAGAGAAGGATAGTGAACACACTTAAGTTCAATATGTCGGTGCCGACTCCATACTGTTTTATGAGAAGGTTCTTAAAGGCAGCACAAGCAGAAAAGAAG CTCGAGCTCCTATCATTCTTCATGATCGAGCTTAGCCTTGTTGAATACGAGATGCTCAAGTTCTGCCCATCGATGCTAGCAGCTTCTGCCATCTACACAGCTCAATGCACGATAAATGGGTTCAAATCCTGGAATAAATGCTGTGAGCTGCACACAAAATATTCAGAAGAACAACTAAT GGATTGCTCTAGGATGATGGTTGAACTGCACCAAAGAGCAGCTCATGGAAAACTTACTGCGGTCCATAGAAAGTACAGCACATTTAGGTATGGCTGTGCTGCAAAATCAGAACCTGCCACATTCTTGCTGGATGCAAGAGCCTAA
- the LOC120668893 gene encoding cyclin-B2-2-like isoform X1 — protein MLSSSPAMENLRSENYHQGAAMEGVKFGPEMANTNRRALSDINNIIGGPHQHLAVSKRGLSEKPIAAVNAKDQAGFVGHRPVTRQKRNTDAAFHTCADMESTKMADDDIPQPMLSEMNEAMSCKLKEIEMEDIEEAAPDIDSCDVGNSLAVVEYVDEIYRFYRRTEGSSCTPTNYMSSQTDINENMRRILIDWLIEVHYKLELLEETLFLNVNIIDRFLALENVVRKKLQLVGVTAMLLACKYEEVSVPVVEDLILICDRAYTRADILEMERRIVNTLKFNMSVPTPYCFMRRFLKAAQAEKKLELLSFFMIELSLVEYEMLKFCPSMLAASAIYTAQCTINGFKSWNKCCELHTKYSEEQLMDCSRMMVELHQRAAHGKLTAVHRKYSTFRYGCAAKSEPATFLLDARA, from the exons ATGCTAAG TAGTTCCCCAGCGATGGAGAATCTGAGATCTGAAAACTACCACCAAGGTGCTGCCATGGAGGGCGTCAAGTTTGGGCCAGAGATGGCCAACACCAACCGGAGGGCCCTGAGCGACATCAATAACATCATTGGAGGCCCTCACCAGCACTTGGCTGTTAGCAAGAGGGGTCTCTCAGA GAAACCAATTGCTGCTGTAAATGCCAAGGATCAAGCTGGTTTTGTCGGACATCGTCCAGTCACGAGGCAGAAACGCAACACAGATGCAGCATTTCACACATGTGCAGATATGGAAAGCACCAAGATGGCTGATGATGACATCCCCCAGCCTATGCTGTCTGAGATGAATGAGGCG ATGAGCTGCAAACTGAAAGAGATAGAGATGGAAGATATTGAGGAGGCAGCACCTGATATTGACAGTTGCGATGTAGGAAATTCCCTGGCTGTGGTTGAATatgttgatgaaatttacaGATTTTACAGAAGAACCGAG GGTTCAAGCTGTACCCCTACAAATTACATGTCAAGCCAAACTGATATAAATGAGAATATGCGTCGCATACTAATTGACTGGCTGATAGAG GTACACTACAAATTGGAGCTGTTAGAAGAGACCCTTTTCCTCAATGTGAACATCATAGATAGATTTTTGGCACTTGAAAATGTGGTGCGGAAGAAGCTTCAGCTAGTTGGTGTAACTGCTATGTTGCTTGCGTGCAAGTATGAAGAGGTGAGCGTACCAGTGGTGGAAGATCTTATCTTAATCTGCGATCGTGCCTACACAAGGGCTGATATTCTTGAAATG GAGAGAAGGATAGTGAACACACTTAAGTTCAATATGTCGGTGCCGACTCCATACTGTTTTATGAGAAGGTTCTTAAAGGCAGCACAAGCAGAAAAGAAG CTCGAGCTCCTATCATTCTTCATGATCGAGCTTAGCCTTGTTGAATACGAGATGCTCAAGTTCTGCCCATCGATGCTAGCAGCTTCTGCCATCTACACAGCTCAATGCACGATAAATGGGTTCAAATCCTGGAATAAATGCTGTGAGCTGCACACAAAATATTCAGAAGAACAACTAAT GGATTGCTCTAGGATGATGGTTGAACTGCACCAAAGAGCAGCTCATGGAAAACTTACTGCGGTCCATAGAAAGTACAGCACATTTAGGTATGGCTGTGCTGCAAAATCAGAACCTGCCACATTCTTGCTGGATGCAAGAGCCTAA